In one window of Methanoculleus chikugoensis DNA:
- the mcrA gene encoding coenzyme-B sulfoethylthiotransferase subunit alpha, protein MAKIERTQKLFLKSLKEKFQGQDVQSETTEFYKFNGYHQSPRKEEFVKASRAVEMDRGISMYDPVRCHLGGIPLGQRQLMTYEVSGTGVFVEGDDLHFVNNAAMQQMWDDIRRTVIVNMDLAHQTLQKRLGKEVTPETINEYLHVLNHAMPGAAVVQEHMVETHPGLVDDCYVKVFTGDQELADDLEPQFVLDVEKLFPAKQAEALSAAVGKSLWQAIHIPTTVVRTCDGGTTSRWSAMQIGMSFIGAYRMCAGEAAVADLSYAAKHAGVIQMASHLPARRARGPNEPGGLAFGLFSDIVQANRKYPNDPARASLEVVGAGTMLYDQIWLGSYMSGGVGFTQYATAAYTDNILDEFTYYGMDYIKDKYKVDWKNPSPKDKVKPTYDIVNDIATEVALNGMEQYEQYPTMMEDHFGGSQRAGVLAAACGLSTSIATGNSNAGLNAWYLCMLLHKDGWSRLGFFGYDLQDQCGSANSLSIRGDEGAIGEVRGPNYPNYAMNVGHQGEYAAITAGAHYGRGDAWCFDPRVKICFADPALKFDFAEPRREFAKGAIREFMPAGERSLIIPAR, encoded by the coding sequence ATGGCAAAGATTGAGAGAACCCAGAAGCTCTTCCTGAAATCCCTCAAGGAGAAGTTCCAGGGCCAGGACGTCCAGTCTGAGACGACCGAGTTCTACAAGTTCAACGGCTACCACCAGTCTCCCCGCAAGGAGGAGTTCGTGAAGGCCAGCCGCGCCGTCGAGATGGACCGCGGCATCTCCATGTATGACCCCGTACGCTGCCACCTGGGCGGTATCCCGCTCGGCCAGCGCCAGCTGATGACCTACGAGGTCTCCGGCACCGGCGTCTTCGTCGAGGGTGACGACCTGCACTTCGTCAACAACGCTGCGATGCAGCAGATGTGGGACGATATCCGGCGGACGGTCATCGTCAACATGGACCTCGCCCACCAGACGCTGCAGAAGCGTCTGGGGAAGGAAGTTACCCCCGAGACGATCAACGAGTACCTCCACGTGCTGAACCACGCGATGCCCGGCGCGGCCGTCGTCCAGGAGCACATGGTCGAGACTCACCCCGGCCTCGTCGACGACTGTTACGTCAAGGTCTTCACCGGCGACCAGGAACTCGCCGACGACCTCGAACCCCAGTTCGTCCTCGACGTCGAGAAACTCTTCCCGGCGAAGCAGGCCGAAGCGCTCTCCGCAGCCGTAGGGAAGTCCCTCTGGCAGGCGATCCACATCCCGACCACGGTCGTCCGGACCTGCGACGGTGGAACGACCTCCCGGTGGTCTGCGATGCAGATCGGTATGTCCTTCATCGGTGCCTACCGGATGTGCGCCGGTGAAGCGGCCGTTGCCGACCTCTCCTACGCCGCGAAGCACGCGGGTGTCATCCAGATGGCGTCCCACCTGCCCGCCCGGCGTGCCCGTGGCCCGAACGAGCCCGGTGGCCTTGCATTCGGTCTCTTCTCGGATATCGTCCAGGCGAACCGGAAGTACCCGAACGACCCCGCCAGGGCCTCCCTCGAGGTCGTCGGCGCCGGAACGATGCTCTACGACCAGATCTGGCTCGGCTCCTACATGTCCGGCGGTGTCGGATTCACCCAGTACGCGACCGCGGCCTACACCGACAACATCCTCGATGAGTTCACCTACTACGGTATGGACTACATCAAGGACAAGTACAAGGTCGACTGGAAGAACCCGAGCCCGAAGGACAAGGTCAAGCCGACCTACGATATCGTCAACGACATCGCAACCGAGGTCGCCCTCAACGGCATGGAGCAGTACGAGCAGTACCCGACCATGATGGAAGACCACTTCGGCGGGTCCCAGCGTGCCGGTGTGCTTGCCGCCGCCTGCGGTCTGTCGACCTCCATCGCGACCGGAAACTCCAACGCCGGCCTGAACGCCTGGTACCTCTGCATGCTCCTGCACAAGGACGGATGGTCGCGTCTCGGCTTCTTCGGCTACGACCTCCAGGACCAGTGCGGGTCCGCGAACTCCCTCTCCATCCGTGGAGACGAGGGCGCGATCGGCGAGGTCCGTGGCCCGAACTACCCGAACTACGCGATGAACGTCGGTCACCAGGGCGAGTACGCCGCGATCACCGCCGGCGCCCACTACGGGCGCGGCGACGCGTGGTGCTTCGACCCGCGGGTGAAGATCTGCTTCGCCGACCCCGCGCTGAAGTTCGACTTCGCCGAGCCCCGCCGCGAGTTCGCGAAGGGTGCCATCCGCGAGTTCATGCCCGCCGGCGAGCGCTCGCTCATCATTCCGGCCCGGTAA
- the mcrD gene encoding methyl-coenzyme M reductase operon protein D yields MTEAIYPQVRIVSTRFLRPDTVEQLLNRLVQVGGILRMSLTGQNLPVTVPYGPARGKPNLHPDRKVIRVGNQDVQLQVQVGTVILELEDESYIPAIEEAVDEVFASKDFSCTVQKGRFMKTQPTVSDYAKYGPDADREVLGLVDPRKKDGPVIIQGNK; encoded by the coding sequence ATGACCGAAGCCATATACCCTCAGGTTCGAATCGTTTCAACGCGATTCCTCAGACCCGATACGGTGGAACAACTCCTGAACAGGCTTGTTCAGGTCGGCGGGATTCTCCGGATGTCTCTTACCGGACAGAATCTTCCCGTCACCGTTCCCTACGGTCCGGCACGGGGGAAACCCAACCTCCATCCGGACCGCAAGGTCATCCGTGTCGGAAACCAGGACGTCCAGCTCCAGGTACAGGTCGGAACCGTTATCCTGGAGCTCGAGGACGAGTCGTACATCCCGGCCATCGAGGAAGCGGTCGACGAAGTCTTTGCGAGCAAGGACTTCTCCTGCACCGTCCAGAAGGGGCGGTTCATGAAGACCCAGCCGACGGTGTCCGACTACGCGAAATACGGACCTGATGCCGACAGAGAAGTTCTCGGGCTCGTCGATCCGAGGAAGAAAGACGGTCCCGTTATCATTCAGGGAAACAAGTGA
- the mtrD gene encoding tetrahydromethanopterin S-methyltransferase subunit D: MSALGGPKQTGGVQSPTAIGIVLSIVLIVVALGLAYFLVQMAGVLALVGIIIGGVLVAFGVHFVPVGGAPAAMGQSPGIATGVAMLAAGAGLAGLFGGAWAAPLGLAVALAGGAVGGGLLMAITCTMVNVIYIFGMGIPAASGKVAKDPITGDTFPEYKSQGTEGHGLPFISWVGGVIGGALGGLGGTLIYLELLDIYQAQLPVLLNATVEQIAPVAISLAGIFAVAMFLINAVLAAYNITGTIEGPHDPKFKRFPRAVVAAAVASAVAGLFAIGLLQLVGVF; the protein is encoded by the coding sequence ATGAGCGCACTCGGCGGACCTAAACAGACAGGAGGCGTCCAGTCCCCGACGGCTATAGGAATCGTCCTCAGCATCGTTCTTATCGTTGTCGCGCTCGGACTCGCCTACTTCCTCGTGCAGATGGCCGGAGTGCTTGCTCTCGTCGGCATCATCATCGGCGGCGTCCTGGTAGCATTCGGCGTCCACTTCGTCCCGGTCGGCGGTGCCCCCGCTGCAATGGGACAATCGCCCGGTATCGCGACCGGTGTCGCGATGCTCGCAGCCGGTGCCGGCCTTGCCGGTCTCTTCGGCGGCGCATGGGCTGCTCCGCTCGGACTCGCTGTCGCCCTCGCGGGCGGTGCGGTCGGCGGCGGTCTCCTGATGGCGATCACCTGTACGATGGTCAACGTCATCTACATCTTCGGCATGGGTATCCCGGCGGCTTCCGGTAAGGTTGCAAAAGACCCGATCACGGGCGACACCTTCCCCGAGTACAAGAGCCAGGGTACCGAGGGGCACGGCCTCCCGTTCATCTCCTGGGTCGGCGGCGTCATCGGCGGCGCACTCGGCGGTCTTGGGGGGACGCTCATCTACCTCGAACTTCTCGACATTTACCAGGCACAGCTGCCCGTACTCCTGAACGCCACGGTCGAGCAGATCGCGCCCGTTGCTATCTCGCTTGCCGGCATCTTCGCGGTCGCTATGTTCCTGATCAACGCCGTGCTTGCGGCATACAACATCACCGGTACAATCGAAGGGCCGCACGACCCCAAGTTCAAGCGGTTCCCGAGAGCGGTCGTCGCAGCCGCCGTTGCATCCGCCGTTGCAGGCCTCTTCGCGATCGGGCTCCTCCAACTGGTGGGGGTATTCTAA
- the mtrE gene encoding tetrahydromethanopterin S-methyltransferase subunit E: protein MEEIVFGIGITALAGALATVAGAAEDVESDIGSQGDPNSQVQLAPQMGYIHRIFNKAIAGEPPAYGLWVALGAGLAWAFMAMQINPILAIVLGSALAVFVQGIYATTAYLGRTASLAKFGQPVYIDILKSMTTVTMAHAFVAIFTTVAMCHLMISALGHPFPLPLLGIVWGIALGAAGSATGNPFYGKERQYQEQKFGAGVPISASGNIVRYAEAGQRNSLDNGFFSAKLGGPASGICFGLIVFFELWRTVVFEELNIWGPIVVGVVVILIFAIIDRYIEVWARKNFGPYTAPEEASS from the coding sequence ATGGAAGAGATCGTATTTGGCATCGGCATTACCGCATTGGCAGGTGCTCTTGCAACCGTCGCCGGCGCTGCGGAAGACGTTGAATCTGACATCGGATCACAGGGTGACCCGAACTCACAGGTTCAGCTGGCTCCGCAGATGGGATATATTCACCGCATATTCAACAAGGCAATTGCCGGTGAACCTCCCGCGTACGGCCTCTGGGTTGCTCTGGGCGCAGGCCTTGCCTGGGCTTTCATGGCGATGCAGATAAACCCGATTCTTGCAATCGTGCTCGGGAGTGCTCTCGCGGTCTTCGTGCAGGGCATATATGCGACTACCGCATACCTCGGCCGTACTGCAAGTCTCGCCAAGTTCGGACAGCCGGTCTATATCGATATTCTGAAATCGATGACGACCGTGACCATGGCACACGCGTTCGTAGCGATCTTCACCACCGTCGCGATGTGTCACCTTATGATCAGCGCGCTCGGCCATCCCTTCCCGCTCCCGCTTCTGGGTATCGTCTGGGGTATCGCGCTCGGTGCGGCCGGGTCTGCGACCGGTAACCCGTTCTACGGAAAGGAGCGGCAGTACCAGGAGCAGAAGTTCGGAGCAGGCGTTCCGATCTCCGCATCCGGTAACATCGTCCGCTACGCCGAGGCCGGCCAGCGGAACTCGCTCGACAACGGTTTCTTCAGCGCCAAACTCGGCGGCCCCGCGTCGGGTATCTGTTTCGGCCTGATCGTCTTCTTCGAGCTCTGGCGTACCGTGGTCTTCGAAGAACTCAACATCTGGGGACCGATCGTCGTCGGTGTCGTCGTTATCCTGATCTTTGCCATCATCGACCGCTACATCGAGGTCTGGGCAAGGAAGAACTTCGGCCCCTACACGGCTCCTGAGGAGGCATCGTCATGA
- a CDS encoding formylmethanofuran dehydrogenase subunit C: METVTLTIKNQPELYLEADTIAPDAFAGKKAEEIADLPVYVGREQHRLGDFFEVSGKAGATPEETKIVVGGDLSRVKYIGMKMTGGEVVVNGNADMYVGAWMQGGKITVNGNVDAFAGTGMKGGELVINGNAGNYLGAAYRGDWRGMQGGKITVIGNAGSDIGTFMNGGEIVIGGDVDVHVATHAEGGKIVIKGNAKSRLGGQMVEGEIYVLGSIDLMMPGFVYREDVDVDMDGIKGRFALYEGDLGERHRKRKGQTIYAKLYQRIEA, translated from the coding sequence ATGGAAACCGTTACACTCACCATAAAGAACCAGCCCGAACTCTACCTCGAGGCAGACACCATCGCTCCCGATGCGTTCGCTGGAAAGAAAGCCGAAGAGATCGCCGACCTCCCCGTCTACGTCGGCCGCGAGCAGCACCGGCTCGGGGACTTCTTCGAGGTCTCCGGAAAAGCCGGAGCAACGCCTGAGGAGACGAAGATCGTCGTTGGCGGCGATCTCTCCCGGGTCAAGTACATCGGCATGAAGATGACCGGCGGCGAGGTCGTCGTCAACGGCAACGCCGATATGTACGTCGGGGCATGGATGCAGGGCGGCAAGATCACCGTGAACGGGAACGTCGATGCCTTTGCCGGAACAGGCATGAAGGGCGGCGAACTCGTCATCAACGGCAACGCCGGGAACTACCTCGGCGCCGCGTACCGCGGCGACTGGCGCGGCATGCAGGGCGGCAAGATCACCGTCATCGGCAATGCCGGAAGCGATATCGGCACCTTCATGAACGGCGGCGAGATCGTCATCGGCGGCGATGTCGATGTCCATGTCGCCACCCATGCCGAAGGCGGGAAGATCGTCATCAAGGGCAATGCAAAGAGCCGTCTCGGCGGCCAGATGGTGGAAGGCGAGATCTACGTCCTCGGCAGCATCGACTTGATGATGCCCGGGTTTGTATACCGCGAGGATGTCGACGTCGATATGGACGGCATCAAAGGGCGGTTTGCCCTCTACGAGGGCGATCTCGGAGAGCGCCACCGGAAACGAAAAGGTCAGACGATTTACGCTAAACTCTACCAGCGGATCGAGGCCTGA
- the mtrA gene encoding tetrahydromethanopterin S-methyltransferase subunit A: MVEKKSPASGWPIVQGDFHTGDAQSCVGVVTMGSHLDEQGICDAGAAIAGSCKTENLGLEKIIANVISNPNIRFILCCGTEVKGHLSGQSFMALHEGGVAGGKIVGAQGAIPFIENLSDEAIKRFQDQVEIVNIMESEDMGAIKAKINELKAKDPGAFGAEPMIVEVKEAAGAGAEEATGEVQPLSGELALIHARMKVIERMVTDIGYRNKFAAGVYSGKIEGLMIGLIVSFVILGFILLG; encoded by the coding sequence ATGGTTGAAAAGAAATCACCGGCCAGCGGATGGCCGATTGTCCAGGGCGACTTCCACACAGGAGATGCACAGAGCTGCGTCGGCGTCGTCACCATGGGATCTCACCTCGACGAGCAGGGCATCTGCGATGCCGGAGCGGCAATCGCCGGGTCCTGCAAGACCGAGAACCTCGGCCTTGAGAAGATCATCGCGAACGTCATCTCCAACCCCAACATCAGGTTCATCCTCTGTTGCGGTACGGAGGTCAAGGGACACCTGTCCGGGCAGAGTTTCATGGCCCTGCACGAAGGCGGTGTCGCCGGCGGAAAGATTGTCGGCGCTCAGGGAGCCATCCCGTTCATCGAGAACCTCTCCGACGAAGCGATCAAGCGCTTCCAGGACCAGGTCGAGATCGTCAACATCATGGAAAGCGAGGACATGGGCGCCATCAAGGCCAAGATCAACGAGCTCAAGGCCAAAGACCCCGGTGCCTTCGGCGCGGAACCCATGATCGTCGAGGTCAAGGAAGCGGCAGGTGCCGGCGCAGAGGAAGCGACCGGTGAAGTACAGCCACTCTCCGGCGAACTGGCACTGATACACGCACGGATGAAAGTCATCGAGCGGATGGTCACCGACATCGGGTACCGTAACAAGTTTGCCGCCGGCGTCTACTCGGGCAAGATTGAGGGCCTCATGATCGGCCTGATCGTCTCGTTCGTGATTCTGGGGTTCATCTTGCTGGGGTGA
- the mtrC gene encoding tetrahydromethanopterin S-methyltransferase subunit MtrC, with protein sequence MSVKIEVGAGGIPHNQILIYGLVGSLVLIYLTYLNTYFQTEYFAFFGGLAAVAALIWGTDTIKHLCSYGLGTGVPSAGMIALGSGVIAALFGATTGPFAPIVTIIIAAIIGAVAGIMANHVVRMDIPVMIVSLIELAIVGAMTVLGLAAMACGTFEFLGMITGTVSFLGFTVQTYEFSLIGGSIIAVIFMLGAIAIQHSFNACLGPGEKQDRTLMLAAECGFLSMIPVAIISFAFIGMYAALVALVISIVGWLYTYGKYIELSKRDAYAWLDAKPILEPKGGA encoded by the coding sequence ATGTCAGTAAAAATTGAAGTAGGAGCAGGCGGCATCCCGCACAACCAGATCCTGATCTACGGCCTCGTGGGATCGCTCGTCCTGATTTACCTGACATACCTGAACACGTACTTCCAGACCGAGTACTTCGCGTTCTTCGGCGGGCTTGCCGCCGTCGCCGCGCTCATCTGGGGTACCGATACGATCAAGCACCTCTGCAGCTACGGTCTCGGTACCGGCGTCCCGTCGGCAGGTATGATCGCCCTCGGGTCCGGTGTCATCGCCGCGCTCTTCGGAGCCACGACCGGCCCCTTCGCGCCCATCGTGACGATCATCATCGCCGCAATCATCGGCGCGGTCGCCGGCATCATGGCGAACCACGTTGTCCGGATGGACATCCCGGTCATGATCGTCTCACTGATCGAACTTGCGATCGTCGGCGCGATGACCGTTCTCGGCCTCGCAGCCATGGCCTGCGGAACGTTCGAGTTCCTCGGCATGATCACCGGGACGGTATCCTTCCTCGGATTCACCGTGCAGACCTACGAGTTCTCGCTCATCGGCGGCAGCATCATCGCCGTGATCTTCATGCTCGGCGCCATCGCCATCCAGCACTCCTTCAACGCCTGTCTCGGGCCGGGGGAGAAGCAGGACCGGACGCTCATGCTCGCCGCGGAGTGCGGGTTCCTCTCCATGATCCCCGTCGCGATCATCTCGTTCGCGTTCATCGGCATGTATGCCGCTCTCGTCGCACTGGTGATCTCCATCGTCGGGTGGCTCTACACCTACGGGAAGTACATCGAGCTCTCGAAGCGTGACGCCTACGCATGGCTCGACGCGAAACCGATCCTGGAGCCCAAGGGAGGTGCCTAA
- the mcrG gene encoding coenzyme-B sulfoethylthiotransferase subunit gamma, producing the protein MAYKPQYGPGTSKVAENRRKQMNPNQKLEKMRDVTDEDIVLILGHRAPGAAYPTAHPPLAEQQEPDCPIRKIVTPTEGAKAGDRVRYIQFADSMFFAPSQPYQRTYTECYRFRGIDPGTLSGRQIVECRERDLEKYSKELVETELLDPARTGIRGATVHGHSLRLAENGMMFDMLQRSVLGEDGIVRYVKNQIGEPLDRAVAIGKPLDEKWLKAHTTIFHSLGNTAYRDDAEYIEYVQRIHTLRTKYGFLPKEA; encoded by the coding sequence ATGGCATACAAGCCCCAGTACGGGCCGGGTACATCCAAGGTCGCCGAGAACCGGCGCAAGCAGATGAACCCCAACCAGAAGCTTGAGAAGATGCGTGACGTGACTGATGAGGACATCGTGCTGATCCTCGGCCACAGGGCGCCGGGAGCCGCCTATCCGACGGCCCACCCGCCGCTCGCCGAGCAGCAGGAACCCGACTGCCCCATCAGGAAGATCGTCACCCCGACGGAGGGTGCGAAGGCCGGCGACCGCGTCCGCTACATCCAGTTTGCGGACTCGATGTTCTTCGCCCCCTCGCAGCCCTACCAGCGGACCTACACCGAGTGCTACCGCTTCCGCGGTATCGACCCCGGTACGCTCTCCGGACGTCAGATCGTCGAGTGCCGCGAGCGTGACCTCGAGAAGTACTCGAAGGAACTCGTCGAGACCGAACTCCTCGACCCGGCCCGCACCGGCATCCGCGGTGCGACCGTGCACGGTCACTCGCTCCGTCTTGCCGAGAACGGCATGATGTTCGACATGCTCCAGAGGAGCGTCCTCGGCGAGGACGGCATCGTCCGCTACGTCAAGAACCAGATCGGCGAGCCTCTCGACCGCGCGGTTGCCATCGGCAAGCCGCTCGACGAGAAGTGGCTCAAGGCCCACACAACGATCTTCCACTCACTCGGCAACACTGCATACCGCGATGACGCCGAGTATATCGAGTACGTCCAGCGCATCCACACGCTGAGAACAAAATACGGGTTCCTACCGAAGGAGGCCTGA
- the mcrB gene encoding coenzyme-B sulfoethylthiotransferase subunit beta produces MAKYKETIDLYDDAGKQLKSGVPLEKISPVINPATRKLIDLTKRTIAVNLGGIQESLKTGKVAKGYVLGREMNLDIIGNKDAIIGKIKEMVQVEEGDDTKIREFSGGKLILVEAPKARLEAASTYDAAITSVAAATTYALVEQFNIGAFDAAMIKAAVWGSYPHTMDLSGANVTSILSIPQNNEGLGYALRNIPVNHTVMMTGKNAMQGAALSSTFEQAGMFEMGNAIGPFERAQLLTYAYQGLNANNLVYELVKKNGATGTIGTVVQSLVERAIEDKVIVPGKKGGYFQFYDTKDPMLWNAYAAAGTMAATMVNCGAGRFAQAVSSTLLYFNDLLEHETGLPGCDYGRVMGTAVGFSFFSHSIYGGGGPGIFNGNHVVTRHAAGVAIPCVVAAAALDAGTQMFSPESTSKVYGETYGKVDVFNKPIQQIAQGV; encoded by the coding sequence ATGGCAAAATACAAGGAAACTATTGACCTGTACGATGATGCAGGCAAGCAGTTGAAGAGTGGTGTGCCGCTCGAGAAGATCAGCCCGGTGATCAACCCGGCGACCAGGAAACTCATCGACCTCACCAAGAGGACGATTGCAGTCAACCTGGGCGGTATTCAGGAGAGCCTGAAGACCGGGAAGGTAGCCAAGGGGTATGTCCTCGGGCGTGAGATGAACCTCGACATCATCGGCAACAAGGACGCCATCATCGGAAAGATCAAGGAGATGGTCCAGGTCGAGGAGGGTGACGACACCAAGATCCGCGAGTTCAGCGGCGGCAAACTCATCCTCGTCGAGGCTCCCAAGGCCCGTCTCGAGGCTGCATCCACCTACGACGCCGCGATCACCTCGGTCGCAGCCGCAACCACCTACGCGCTTGTCGAGCAGTTCAACATCGGAGCGTTCGACGCAGCGATGATCAAGGCGGCGGTCTGGGGTTCCTACCCGCACACGATGGACCTGAGCGGTGCCAACGTCACGTCCATTCTGTCGATCCCCCAGAACAACGAAGGTCTCGGCTACGCGCTCCGGAACATCCCGGTCAACCACACGGTCATGATGACCGGCAAGAACGCGATGCAGGGTGCCGCACTCTCGTCCACCTTCGAACAGGCAGGAATGTTTGAGATGGGTAACGCCATCGGACCGTTCGAGCGTGCCCAGTTACTCACGTACGCTTACCAGGGCCTGAACGCGAACAACCTGGTCTACGAGCTCGTCAAGAAGAACGGTGCGACCGGAACCATCGGTACGGTCGTCCAGAGTCTGGTCGAGCGCGCCATCGAGGACAAGGTCATCGTCCCCGGCAAGAAGGGCGGGTACTTCCAGTTCTACGACACGAAGGACCCGATGCTCTGGAACGCCTACGCTGCCGCGGGAACCATGGCGGCCACCATGGTCAACTGCGGTGCCGGACGGTTCGCCCAGGCAGTCTCCTCGACGCTCCTGTACTTCAACGACCTGCTTGAGCACGAGACCGGTCTCCCCGGCTGTGACTACGGCCGTGTCATGGGTACCGCCGTCGGATTCTCGTTCTTCAGCCACTCGATCTACGGTGGCGGCGGCCCCGGTATCTTCAACGGCAACCACGTCGTGACCAGGCACGCCGCAGGCGTCGCCATCCCGTGCGTGGTCGCTGCGGCGGCGCTCGATGCCGGAACGCAGATGTTCTCGCCGGAGAGCACCTCCAAGGTCTACGGCGAGACCTACGGAAAGGTCGACGTCTTCAACAAGCCGATCCAGCAGATCGCACAGGGTGTGTAA
- the mcrC gene encoding methyl-coenzyme M reductase I operon protein C — protein sequence MPIGRVTQVVDCRESMGMGKGGGLAQRGTISETRSPDVIVIGMSPGRRHVTKPVCDITSGLRREGAEFSVTTLVLNAGSGVPADSPVAGHVLGAYFGLTEKEIAQIEQHKVAILHHGNVRSHVVQKVRFILEHADIRAIVVSQVPIDFEDLAKEGIRTAVVMPPPDRTKTKGMVIDIVSGVTRGQTPGREKLAEVVRAVMKALKSPT from the coding sequence ATGCCAATCGGAAGAGTAACTCAGGTCGTCGATTGCCGCGAGAGCATGGGGATGGGAAAAGGAGGCGGTCTTGCCCAGCGCGGCACCATCTCCGAGACCAGGTCCCCGGACGTCATCGTGATAGGGATGTCCCCCGGCCGCAGACACGTAACAAAACCGGTCTGCGACATCACCTCCGGTCTGCGGAGGGAGGGGGCGGAGTTCTCCGTGACTACGCTCGTCCTCAATGCAGGGAGCGGGGTTCCGGCGGATTCGCCTGTTGCGGGTCACGTTCTCGGTGCTTATTTCGGACTGACGGAGAAAGAGATCGCCCAGATCGAGCAGCACAAGGTAGCCATCCTGCATCACGGGAATGTCCGCTCCCATGTGGTGCAGAAAGTCCGGTTTATCCTTGAGCACGCGGACATCAGGGCCATCGTCGTATCCCAGGTCCCGATCGACTTCGAGGATCTCGCAAAAGAAGGGATCAGGACTGCGGTGGTTATGCCGCCGCCCGACCGGACGAAGACGAAAGGCATGGTGATAGATATCGTCAGCGGCGTGACACGGGGTCAGACCCCGGGCAGGGAAAAATTGGCAGAGGTCGTTCGTGCCGTTATGAAAGCGCTAAAAAGCCCAACATGA
- the mtrB gene encoding tetrahydromethanopterin S-methyltransferase subunit MtrB — MAYIQVLPEFGLVVDPMVGVVTTAGVSYTPVLEQVAELEKITDDLVGMLSGEGNFLASFPNREGVLNVAGGVTAFWYGMAIGLLVAGVVVFGLL, encoded by the coding sequence ATGGCGTACATTCAGGTACTGCCCGAGTTCGGCCTGGTTGTCGACCCGATGGTCGGCGTCGTAACCACTGCCGGTGTCTCGTACACCCCCGTGCTCGAGCAGGTGGCGGAACTTGAGAAGATTACCGACGACCTGGTCGGCATGCTCTCCGGAGAGGGCAACTTCCTGGCATCGTTCCCGAACAGGGAGGGTGTTCTCAATGTCGCCGGAGGCGTGACCGCATTCTGGTACGGCATGGCAATCGGCCTTCTGGTTGCCGGTGTCGTCGTATTTGGACTGCTGTGA